The Streptomyces sp. NBC_00162 genome window below encodes:
- a CDS encoding GNAT family N-acetyltransferase — protein MTTSPTRPLPVVQLRVPTHEDAHAWHGVFDDPDVMEFLGGPAELSSYVEFTARQRMHDAQLGYCLWTLLDGEGTVLGFTGAQPWPAEKEWGPVGEIEIGWRLGRSAWGQGYAYAAALATLERVRAAGVPHVVAMINDENVRSIAVAERLGMTLAERFLLPSGTRYGRRYELALRAG, from the coding sequence GTGACCACCTCGCCGACCCGGCCGCTCCCCGTCGTACAGCTGCGCGTGCCCACCCACGAGGACGCCCATGCCTGGCACGGGGTCTTCGACGACCCGGACGTCATGGAGTTCCTCGGCGGACCGGCCGAACTCTCCTCGTACGTGGAGTTCACCGCCCGCCAGCGCATGCACGACGCACAGCTCGGCTACTGCCTGTGGACCCTGCTGGACGGGGAGGGCACCGTGCTCGGCTTCACCGGCGCGCAGCCGTGGCCGGCGGAGAAGGAGTGGGGCCCGGTCGGGGAGATCGAGATCGGCTGGCGGCTGGGCCGTTCCGCATGGGGTCAGGGGTACGCGTACGCCGCTGCGCTGGCCACGCTGGAGCGGGTCCGCGCGGCCGGTGTCCCCCACGTCGTGGCGATGATCAACGACGAGAACGTCCGCTCGATAGCCGTGGCCGAGCGGCTCGGCATGACCCTGGCGGAACGCTTCCTCCTGCCGAGCGGCACCCGCTACGGCCGCCGCTACGAGCTGGCGCTGCGGGCCGGTTGA
- a CDS encoding geranylgeranyl reductase family protein, which produces MTEPLSEHSADVIVVGAGPAGSTTAYYLAKAGLDVLLLEKTAFPREKVCGDGLTPRATKQLVAMGIDISEEAGWLRNKGLRIIGGGQRLQLDWPELASFPDYGLVRKRDDFDETLARQAQKAGARLYERCNVGEPVRDPRTGHITGVQAKLGEEKTPVTFSAPLVVAADGNSSRLSLAMGLHRREDRPMGVAVRTYFTSPRHDDDYLESWLELWDRRGAQDRLLPGYGWIFGMGDGTSNVGLGILNSSSAFKELDWREVLKAWCASMPEDWGYTPENMTQPIRGAALPMAFNRQPHYTKGLLLVGDAGGLVNPFNGEGIAYAMESGQIAADVIVQAHARATPAQRELALHNYPKVLKETYGGYYTLGRAFVKLIGNPKVMKVAAQRGLTHPVLMRFTLKMLANLTDPTGGDAMDRIINGLSKVAPKA; this is translated from the coding sequence GTGACCGAGCCCCTCTCCGAACACTCCGCGGACGTGATCGTCGTCGGGGCCGGGCCCGCCGGCTCCACCACCGCGTACTACCTCGCCAAGGCCGGACTTGACGTCCTGCTGCTGGAGAAGACCGCGTTCCCGCGTGAGAAGGTCTGCGGTGACGGACTGACCCCGCGCGCCACCAAGCAGCTGGTGGCGATGGGCATCGACATCTCCGAAGAGGCCGGCTGGCTCCGCAACAAGGGCCTGCGCATCATCGGCGGCGGGCAGCGGCTCCAGCTGGACTGGCCGGAACTCGCCTCCTTCCCGGACTACGGGCTCGTCCGCAAGCGCGACGACTTCGACGAGACCCTGGCCCGTCAGGCGCAGAAGGCCGGCGCCCGGCTATACGAGCGCTGCAACGTCGGCGAGCCCGTCCGCGACCCGCGCACCGGCCACATCACCGGTGTGCAGGCGAAGCTGGGCGAGGAGAAGACCCCGGTCACCTTCAGCGCCCCGCTGGTGGTCGCGGCCGACGGCAACTCCTCGCGGCTGTCCCTGGCGATGGGCCTGCACCGGCGCGAGGACCGTCCGATGGGCGTCGCGGTGCGTACGTACTTCACCTCGCCCCGGCACGACGACGACTACCTGGAGTCCTGGCTGGAGCTGTGGGACCGGCGCGGTGCGCAGGACCGGCTGCTGCCCGGCTACGGCTGGATCTTCGGCATGGGCGACGGCACATCCAACGTCGGCCTCGGCATCCTCAACTCCTCCTCCGCCTTCAAGGAGCTGGACTGGCGCGAGGTCCTCAAGGCCTGGTGCGCGTCCATGCCGGAGGACTGGGGCTACACCCCGGAGAACATGACGCAGCCGATCCGCGGCGCGGCGCTCCCGATGGCCTTCAACCGGCAGCCGCACTACACCAAGGGGCTGCTGCTGGTCGGTGACGCGGGCGGTCTCGTCAACCCGTTCAACGGCGAGGGCATCGCCTACGCCATGGAGTCGGGCCAGATCGCGGCCGACGTCATCGTGCAGGCGCACGCCAGGGCCACCCCGGCGCAGCGCGAACTGGCCCTGCACAACTACCCGAAGGTGCTGAAGGAGACGTACGGCGGTTACTACACGCTGGGCCGCGCCTTCGTGAAGCTGATCGGCAACCCGAAGGTCATGAAGGTCGCCGCGCAGCGCGGCCTGACGCACCCGGTGCTGATGAGGTTCACGCTGAAGATGCTGGCCAACCTCACCGACCCGACGGGCGGCGACGCGATGGACCGCATCATCAACGGCCTCTCGAAGGTGGCCCCGAAGGCCTGA